The Brachyspira hyodysenteriae ATCC 27164 genome includes a window with the following:
- a CDS encoding DUF4132 domain-containing protein, translating to MDLEEKLELYYRGSSIEEDMEKCEATNDFSKIRRNPYDYFHYKEEFLKDYFSIEDEKLKKRYEHFMKILLYGNDKQGEGGTRYVIFDYIVNRDFEKSLRYLAYGYEKRYKEQARTLNGETLIYTVFEDFNKYFSKEFQEYTEKYIDIINNNDNKKILHKMGRDAVIPLIAICSVIKSNKECDEKYINAAIKSFDVLPNIYDTLNVIAAILDKNEAIKNKFIEVLNKNEEYIIDINIILGYYLKSLDYNNPYKAREKFFNAINYPNDFAFIAQHFEDYFHYAFIYGARDLYLNHKEDFYKIYNFVENSLNSDRYNNRNNDRNKRIFIVLSGILLEHNDNKIDTNNLKKSVTVLETIVNKFTKDNSNRYNPRPTFTTTEKIEEIFDKDKNKLFDTLIDYYTDKKNTYNLYSTYRWGNTLPEYCLNTELYYLFSLFNYDIPEMKNYKKFALDIFKYLPIQIGIRKYIEVQASIGSKTLKEVIDSLLNNKELNITLKEILLSYYFDYAGDLSNYYYDYGGKSLPTLYKELRCVDENNNVIINSVKDELLKSYFDEVMNILNDDKFIKDNIASNKNTALDILRTLYNKCHYNDYHLVYTILENTKRAEVKRHCIKVISDNETITRPYVEKMSEKARSSELKGALKNIIKNWNLKKYGDYFKSIDEALEFIDTYYNTNYEKNIKFLDDVHLTKVLYNNGKLADERIFKYIIMEYMNLVEPARLKDCDMLAEILDTASFTNALEMLYIHWKDSNYEAAKKNILIPYLIYSDDLKIYKVYPLIKEFAKGSRTVMAAFIVKCMALNGKNYALLLVDGLTRKSPTAKIKEVAIETMENAAYMLDMTADELSDRIIPNFGFSQKGEKVLNYGGEARRTFTLSIDNNLELTITDNEKQKVIKSLPAPNSRDDKAEADSAKKEFTTLKKEIKTLIQNQKIRLQKVLLNGRKWTYNNFKTVFVENPIMNIFALKLIWGAYDENNNLIQSFRYMEDGTFNTVDEEEYSLPENSLITLVHPSELDSDTITKWKTQLSDYEISQPIEQLDFKYEEIKEEDIKEDKIHSLDSKTIKAGVLMSLATKYDMARGEAMDGGTFCEYILKDTYLNISVHISFDYMYFGMDANEDINFGDIEFCEITDGIETLINPLKVNKRFASSIYSIVKSVFGD from the coding sequence ATGGATTTAGAAGAAAAACTTGAATTATATTATAGAGGCTCTTCTATAGAAGAAGATATGGAAAAATGTGAAGCTACAAATGATTTCAGCAAAATAAGAAGAAATCCTTATGATTATTTCCATTATAAAGAGGAATTTTTGAAAGATTATTTTTCTATAGAAGATGAGAAATTAAAGAAAAGATATGAACATTTTATGAAGATACTTCTTTACGGAAATGATAAGCAAGGAGAAGGCGGAACTAGATATGTTATTTTTGATTATATAGTCAATAGAGATTTTGAAAAGTCACTTAGATATCTTGCATACGGATATGAGAAAAGATATAAAGAACAGGCAAGAACTTTAAATGGTGAAACTTTAATATATACAGTTTTTGAAGATTTTAATAAATACTTCAGTAAAGAGTTTCAAGAATACACAGAGAAATATATTGATATTATTAATAATAATGATAATAAAAAAATACTGCATAAAATGGGAAGAGATGCTGTAATACCATTGATTGCAATATGTTCTGTTATAAAAAGTAATAAAGAATGTGATGAGAAATATATAAATGCAGCTATAAAATCATTCGATGTTCTTCCTAATATTTATGACACTTTAAATGTAATTGCTGCTATCTTAGATAAAAATGAGGCTATAAAAAATAAATTTATAGAAGTGCTTAATAAAAATGAAGAATATATCATTGATATTAATATTATACTTGGATACTATTTAAAATCATTAGATTATAACAATCCTTATAAAGCTAGAGAGAAATTCTTTAATGCAATAAATTATCCAAATGATTTCGCATTTATAGCACAGCATTTTGAAGATTATTTTCATTATGCCTTCATTTATGGGGCAAGAGATTTATATTTGAATCATAAAGAAGATTTTTATAAAATTTATAATTTTGTAGAAAATAGTTTAAATAGTGATAGGTATAATAATAGAAATAATGATAGAAATAAAAGAATATTTATAGTGCTTAGCGGTATTTTACTTGAACATAATGATAATAAAATAGACACAAATAATTTAAAAAAATCTGTAACTGTATTAGAAACTATAGTTAATAAATTTACAAAAGACAACTCTAATAGATATAATCCAAGACCTACTTTTACTACTACAGAAAAAATAGAAGAAATATTTGATAAAGATAAAAATAAACTCTTTGATACGCTTATAGATTATTATACAGACAAAAAAAATACATACAATCTATACAGCACATACAGATGGGGAAATACTCTCCCTGAATATTGTCTTAATACAGAACTTTATTATTTATTCTCTTTATTTAATTATGACATACCTGAAATGAAAAACTATAAAAAGTTTGCTCTCGATATTTTTAAATATTTACCAATTCAGATTGGAATAAGAAAATATATAGAAGTGCAAGCATCTATAGGAAGTAAAACTTTAAAAGAAGTTATTGATAGTTTATTAAATAATAAAGAATTGAATATTACATTAAAAGAAATTTTATTATCATACTATTTTGATTATGCAGGAGATCTTTCAAATTATTATTATGACTATGGCGGAAAATCTCTTCCTACATTATATAAAGAACTTAGATGCGTAGATGAAAATAATAATGTTATTATAAATAGCGTAAAAGATGAGTTATTAAAAAGCTATTTTGATGAAGTTATGAATATATTAAATGATGATAAGTTTATAAAAGATAATATAGCAAGCAATAAAAATACAGCCTTAGATATATTAAGAACATTGTATAATAAATGTCATTATAATGATTATCATTTAGTTTATACAATTCTTGAAAATACAAAGAGAGCCGAAGTAAAAAGGCATTGTATTAAAGTTATTTCTGATAATGAAACCATTACAAGACCTTATGTTGAAAAGATGTCAGAGAAAGCAAGATCATCAGAACTTAAAGGAGCATTAAAAAATATTATTAAGAATTGGAATCTTAAAAAATACGGCGACTATTTCAAAAGTATTGATGAGGCTTTGGAGTTTATTGACACTTACTACAATACAAACTATGAAAAAAATATAAAGTTCTTAGATGATGTTCATTTGACAAAAGTTTTATACAATAATGGAAAATTAGCTGATGAGAGAATATTTAAATATATCATTATGGAATATATGAATTTAGTAGAACCGGCAAGATTAAAAGACTGCGACATGCTTGCTGAAATTCTTGATACTGCTTCATTTACTAATGCTTTGGAAATGCTATATATTCATTGGAAAGATTCTAATTATGAAGCTGCAAAGAAAAATATTTTAATACCTTATTTAATATATTCTGATGATTTGAAAATATATAAAGTTTATCCTCTTATAAAAGAATTTGCTAAGGGATCGCGTACTGTTATGGCAGCATTCATTGTAAAATGTATGGCATTAAACGGAAAGAACTATGCTTTATTATTGGTAGATGGTCTCACAAGAAAATCACCTACAGCAAAAATAAAAGAAGTGGCAATAGAAACTATGGAGAATGCTGCTTATATGCTTGATATGACAGCCGATGAACTTTCAGACAGAATAATACCTAATTTCGGATTTAGTCAAAAAGGTGAAAAAGTTTTAAACTACGGAGGAGAAGCAAGAAGAACATTCACATTATCAATAGACAATAATCTTGAACTTACAATTACAGATAATGAAAAACAAAAAGTAATAAAATCACTTCCAGCACCAAACAGCAGAGACGACAAAGCAGAAGCAGACAGTGCCAAAAAAGAATTTACTACTCTTAAAAAAGAGATAAAAACTTTGATACAAAACCAAAAAATAAGACTTCAAAAAGTTTTATTAAACGGAAGAAAATGGACTTACAATAATTTCAAAACTGTATTCGTAGAAAACCCAATAATGAACATATTTGCTTTGAAACTTATTTGGGGTGCTTATGATGAGAACAACAATTTAATACAGAGTTTCAGATACATGGAAGACGGCACTTTCAATACAGTTGATGAAGAAGAGTACAGTTTACCAGAGAACAGTTTAATAACTTTGGTTCACCCTTCAGAATTAGATTCTGACACTATAACCAAATGGAAAACTCAATTATCAGATTATGAGATATCACAGCCTATAGAACAGCTCGATTTCAAATATGAAGAGATTAAAGAAGAAGACATAAAAGAAGATAAGATTCATTCTCTTGACTCTAAAACAATAAAGGCTGGTGTATTAATGTCATTAGCTACTAAGTATGATATGGCTAGAGGCGAAGCTATGGACGGAGGAACTTTCTGCGAGTACATATTAAAAGACACTTACCTAAACATATCAGTTCATATCTCATTCGACTATATGTACTTCGGAATGGATGCTAATGAAGATATTAATTTCGGTGATATTGAGTTCTGTGAAATAACTGACGGTATTGAAACTTTGATTAATCCTCTAAAAGTTAATAAGAGATTTGCTTCTTCAATTTACAGTATAGTGAAAAGCGTTTTTGGAGATTAA
- the csrA gene encoding carbon storage regulator CsrA, translating to MLVLSRKINQSIVIGDNIEIMLVDIRGDQIKLGINAPKNVKIFRKEVYEEIESQNLEASKEATADKLNILSNFVKNKFGKKQ from the coding sequence ATGCTTGTACTTTCTAGGAAAATCAATCAAAGCATAGTAATAGGAGATAATATAGAAATAATGCTCGTAGATATACGAGGCGATCAAATAAAACTTGGAATTAATGCTCCTAAAAATGTGAAAATATTCAGAAAAGAAGTTTATGAAGAAATAGAAAGCCAAAACTTAGAGGCCTCAAAAGAAGCTACTGCTGATAAATTGAATATTTTAAGTAATTTTGTTAAAAATAAATTTGGTAAAAAACAATAA
- the fliW gene encoding flagellar assembly protein FliW gives MPEIESRILGKIEVSDDSLYHLNGTILAFEAYDEFYLLNMDEEGTFKILQSKDDKNVCFILIDPFLIFKNYEPDVHDDDIKYLGIENNEDLYLLTIVSIPNSDFKSMSANLVAPVVFNIKNHKAKQCTVSGDKYTTRHSILLEDNDSSENSNTEERSS, from the coding sequence ATGCCAGAAATAGAATCTAGGATACTAGGAAAAATAGAAGTTTCAGATGATTCATTATACCACTTAAATGGTACTATATTAGCATTTGAGGCCTATGATGAATTTTATCTTCTCAATATGGATGAGGAAGGAACTTTTAAAATACTTCAATCTAAAGATGATAAAAATGTATGCTTCATACTTATAGATCCATTTTTGATATTTAAAAATTATGAACCTGATGTACATGATGATGATATAAAATATTTAGGTATAGAAAATAATGAAGATTTATACCTGCTTACTATTGTCAGCATTCCTAATAGTGATTTCAAATCTATGAGTGCTAATTTAGTGGCACCTGTAGTTTTTAATATCAAAAATCATAAGGCAAAACAATGTACTGTTTCAGGTGATAAATACACAACCAGACATTCAATTCTTTTAGAAGATAATGATTCTTCAGAAAATAGTAATACAGAAGAAAGGAGTTCATAA
- a CDS encoding flagellar hook-associated protein 3 produces the protein MRVTEQAQFNRTVSTIKRNYNEMEASQTRLSTGQRVQYPHQNVTSTINSIYYKTRMSSVDRYQSNIVDGKEKLSVAHDSMSAITEALNRARDLAIQGANSTYGADDRAKMAMEVEEMIERIYDISKTQSKGEYIFSGTSIKTAPFRALYGHDEKAGRSIVKSVIYEGDGNAQNREIENGQVINVATPGNYAFWGTDMEIISTTDASTYIAAEDQDIMIDDMVVNIKQGDNIEAIVQRINDANGNVSASIGDLRGGEKVIQLKTGSPHKILLQDLAGGTVLQDIGLVRAGSANNPENNYEPSALVTGKSVFETLIYLRDAMLNDDVRAIGSEALGYIDSSLDNVATVQANASSKVTRLDMGYASFEDQKLAIEEALAKNENIDYAEEIVNFNMWQYAHNASLQTAGRLLGRTLMDYLR, from the coding sequence ATGAGAGTTACTGAACAAGCCCAATTTAATAGAACAGTTAGTACAATAAAAAGAAACTATAATGAGATGGAAGCTTCTCAAACTAGATTATCTACTGGTCAAAGGGTACAGTACCCTCACCAGAATGTTACTTCAACTATTAATTCTATATATTATAAAACTAGAATGTCTTCAGTAGACAGATATCAAAGCAATATAGTTGATGGAAAAGAAAAATTAAGCGTAGCACATGATTCTATGTCTGCAATAACTGAAGCTTTGAATAGAGCTAGAGATTTAGCAATTCAAGGTGCAAACAGTACTTACGGAGCAGATGACAGAGCAAAAATGGCTATGGAAGTAGAAGAAATGATAGAGAGAATATACGATATATCCAAAACTCAAAGTAAAGGAGAGTATATATTCTCAGGAACAAGTATTAAAACAGCACCTTTCAGAGCACTTTACGGACATGATGAAAAAGCAGGACGTTCTATAGTAAAATCTGTTATATATGAAGGCGATGGAAATGCTCAGAACAGAGAAATAGAAAACGGACAAGTTATCAATGTGGCTACTCCTGGAAACTATGCTTTTTGGGGAACTGATATGGAAATAATATCTACAACTGATGCTTCAACTTATATTGCTGCTGAAGATCAGGATATTATGATAGATGATATGGTTGTAAATATTAAGCAAGGCGATAATATTGAAGCTATAGTTCAGAGAATAAATGATGCTAATGGAAATGTAAGTGCAAGTATAGGTGATTTGAGAGGCGGAGAAAAAGTTATACAATTAAAAACAGGCTCTCCTCATAAAATACTTTTACAAGATTTAGCCGGCGGTACAGTTTTACAGGATATAGGTTTAGTAAGAGCTGGTTCTGCTAATAACCCTGAAAATAACTATGAACCTAGTGCTTTAGTTACAGGAAAAAGCGTATTTGAAACTCTTATTTATTTAAGAGATGCTATGCTTAATGATGATGTAAGAGCTATAGGAAGCGAAGCTTTAGGTTATATAGATAGTTCTTTGGATAATGTTGCTACTGTTCAGGCTAATGCATCTTCTAAAGTAACAAGACTTGATATGGGTTATGCTAGCTTTGAAGATCAGAAATTAGCTATTGAAGAAGCTTTGGCTAAAAATGAAAATATTGACTATGCTGAAGAAATTGTTAATTTCAATATGTGGCAATATGCTCATAATGCTTCATTACAAACAGCCGGAAGATTATTAGGCAGAACTCTTATGGATTATTTAAGATAA
- a CDS encoding DUF5674 family protein: MIIIKEGIEVSEIKNMLGNFFTDMVKGVVDIEKNELALDAELHSDLESLLIENGSLQKDLWGINIYPELDDEDFIEFDSWINIKPTDNNRSRYVEDENIRNKIIEILNNLIIK, from the coding sequence ATGATAATTATAAAAGAAGGTATTGAAGTTTCAGAAATTAAGAATATGCTTGGAAATTTTTTTACTGATATGGTTAAAGGTGTTGTTGATATAGAAAAAAATGAATTAGCTTTAGATGCTGAGCTTCATAGTGATTTGGAGTCTTTGCTAATAGAAAATGGTTCTTTACAGAAGGATTTATGGGGAATTAATATTTATCCTGAATTAGATGATGAAGATTTTATAGAGTTTGATTCTTGGATTAATATAAAACCTACTGATAATAATAGAAGCAGATATGTTGAAGATGAAAATATTAGAAATAAAATAATAGAAATATTAAATAATTTAATAATTAAGTAA
- a CDS encoding class I SAM-dependent methyltransferase, which translates to MKKGKKSEIKKLRVKKHKNLLLVKSDSEEDKKKLEIIRDILINKDEDQSKYDLHNYFLNNKGEAIFKHLPFFDIYERHFSKYRGKDINMMEIGVGSGGAVKMWREYFRNNNPEANINIYAIDRNPKCKQFEQDNIKIFIGSQDDREFLKEVKSQIPKLDILIDDGGHRMNQQITTFEEMYEHVKDDGIYLCEDVYTSYWPNFGGGYKNPNSYIEYTKNLIDSLNAYWATEEDDLYPNAFTDSTYSIHYYDGIVIIEKRKRDTRYNDICQQAIIGKTKE; encoded by the coding sequence ATGAAAAAAGGTAAAAAATCTGAAATAAAAAAATTAAGAGTGAAAAAGCATAAAAACCTTTTACTTGTAAAAAGCGACAGCGAAGAAGATAAAAAAAAATTAGAAATTATTAGAGATATACTCATAAATAAAGATGAAGATCAATCTAAATATGATTTGCATAATTACTTTTTGAATAATAAAGGAGAAGCTATATTCAAACATCTGCCTTTTTTTGATATATACGAAAGACATTTTTCTAAATATAGAGGCAAAGATATTAATATGATGGAAATCGGAGTTGGAAGCGGCGGTGCTGTAAAAATGTGGAGGGAATATTTTAGAAACAATAACCCTGAAGCCAATATCAATATATATGCAATAGATAGAAACCCTAAATGCAAACAATTTGAACAGGATAATATAAAAATATTCATAGGCTCTCAAGATGACAGAGAATTTTTAAAAGAAGTAAAAAGCCAAATTCCAAAACTAGATATTTTAATAGATGACGGCGGACATAGAATGAATCAGCAAATAACTACTTTTGAAGAGATGTATGAACATGTAAAAGATGATGGTATCTATTTATGCGAAGATGTTTATACTTCATATTGGCCTAATTTCGGAGGCGGTTATAAAAATCCTAATTCATACATAGAATATACAAAAAATTTAATAGACTCACTTAATGCTTATTGGGCTACCGAAGAAGATGATTTATATCCGAATGCTTTTACAGACAGCACATACTCTATTCATTATTATGACGGTATAGTAATAATAGAAAAAAGAAAAAGAGATACTAGATATAATGATATATGTCAGCAAGCTATCATAGGTAAAACTAAAGAATAA
- a CDS encoding outer membrane beta-barrel protein: MRSVKKIILTLMMTSVLSVSAFAASSFEAILNVPIGLSVGFHNFKLKDVPFKNEIEKQAKQNSGVGFDIGVTAQLGYMFQVKEGFGISVLGEIGYSHDSYAFVNASDKKLTQSFTFESIQVGLLPKFNIGAFAIGVGGGVKIPLSGKLYSKYDGKDVTGSPVKANSSDIKDNFKTPVIGYIKATFDYSIFFTDNIAMNVGLYAGYDFGMSMSEQLAPKYVFEYMNFSSFDIGLQLGLKFGPKA; this comes from the coding sequence ATGAGAAGCGTTAAAAAAATTATTTTAACATTGATGATGACATCAGTATTAAGCGTATCAGCGTTTGCTGCAAGCAGTTTTGAGGCTATACTTAATGTACCTATAGGATTAAGTGTAGGTTTTCACAATTTTAAACTCAAAGATGTACCTTTTAAAAATGAAATTGAAAAACAAGCAAAACAAAATAGCGGTGTAGGTTTTGATATTGGTGTAACAGCTCAGTTAGGTTATATGTTCCAAGTAAAAGAAGGTTTCGGAATTAGTGTTTTAGGTGAAATAGGGTACAGTCATGATTCTTATGCTTTTGTAAATGCAAGCGATAAAAAACTTACTCAATCTTTTACATTTGAAAGCATACAGGTTGGACTTCTTCCTAAATTTAATATAGGTGCTTTTGCTATAGGTGTAGGTGGAGGAGTTAAAATACCTTTATCTGGAAAATTGTATTCAAAATATGATGGTAAAGATGTAACAGGATCTCCAGTAAAAGCAAATTCATCAGATATAAAAGATAATTTTAAGACTCCTGTTATAGGATATATTAAAGCTACTTTTGATTATTCAATATTCTTCACTGATAATATAGCTATGAATGTAGGACTTTATGCAGGATATGATTTTGGTATGAGTATGTCTGAACAATTAGCGCCTAAATACGTATTTGAATACATGAATTTCTCAAGTTTTGATATAGGCTTACAGTTAGGATTAAAATTCGGACCTAAAGCTTAA
- a CDS encoding glycosyltransferase, whose product MVSIIITTKNSENFIADCINAVKNSNYKDTEVILVDNSSTDRTVEIAKELGAKTFIKGPERSAQRNYGAEMSSGEIIGFLDVDMTLSENVITECLEIFENNKDVQAIYIPEKIYGNSFFNRVRSFERSFYDATVIDAVRFFRREAFIKIGGFDLNLNGTEDWDIDRRIKEIGQVDIIKSPLFHHENHTLKQYIVKKSYYASNFDNYFKKWGHDETTKKQFGMFYRYFGVYIEKGKWKKLLLHPIYSISMYFLRFLIGVVYILSKFNISKKENVYKDNKK is encoded by the coding sequence ATGGTAAGCATAATTATAACGACTAAAAACTCAGAAAATTTCATTGCTGATTGTATCAATGCAGTAAAAAACTCTAACTATAAAGACACAGAAGTAATATTGGTAGATAATAGCTCAACTGATAGAACTGTTGAAATAGCCAAAGAATTGGGAGCAAAAACTTTTATTAAAGGCCCTGAACGTTCTGCACAAAGAAATTATGGAGCTGAAATGTCAAGCGGCGAAATAATAGGATTTTTAGATGTTGATATGACTTTATCAGAAAATGTTATAACAGAATGCTTAGAAATTTTTGAAAATAATAAAGATGTTCAGGCTATTTATATACCAGAAAAAATTTATGGAAACAGTTTTTTTAACAGAGTAAGAAGTTTTGAACGTTCTTTTTATGATGCCACAGTAATAGATGCTGTAAGATTCTTTAGAAGAGAGGCATTCATAAAAATAGGCGGATTTGATTTAAACTTAAATGGCACAGAAGATTGGGATATAGACAGAAGAATAAAAGAAATAGGACAAGTTGACATAATAAAATCTCCATTATTTCATCATGAAAATCATACTCTAAAACAATATATAGTTAAAAAAAGTTATTATGCATCTAATTTTGATAACTATTTCAAAAAATGGGGACATGATGAAACAACTAAAAAACAATTTGGTATGTTCTACCGCTACTTTGGAGTATATATAGAAAAAGGAAAATGGAAAAAATTATTACTACACCCTATCTATTCAATATCAATGTACTTTTTAAGATTTTTAATAGGTGTAGTTTATATACTTTCAAAATTTAATATATCAAAAAAAGAAAATGTTTATAAAGATAATAAAAAATAA
- a CDS encoding sulfite exporter TauE/SafE family protein: MLSIENLIIIIIGCSIAGFVDAAAGGGGLISLPAYLIAGIPPHTALATNKFTSTSGAIVSAFTFFKNGKLTSKLIKFLIPMTILGSIVGVQVIVLIDAKILQPLIMILILAVGIYTLFSKTFGTENKFDENNLKTKNYIIGMFFAFLLGFYDAVFGPGTGSFLIMFFVLYFKMDFLLASGNAKALNFTSNLCSLIIFAIEGKVNYMAGIFVIPFIMTSTYFGAKFAIKKGIKVIKPIFVTISLLTTLKILIDIIR; the protein is encoded by the coding sequence ATGCTGAGTATAGAAAATTTAATAATTATAATAATAGGCTGTTCTATAGCCGGTTTCGTTGATGCTGCTGCGGGTGGCGGCGGACTTATAAGTTTGCCAGCATATTTAATAGCCGGTATTCCTCCTCATACTGCTTTGGCTACAAATAAATTTACATCTACTTCAGGAGCTATAGTTTCTGCATTTACATTCTTCAAAAATGGAAAACTTACTTCTAAATTAATAAAATTTTTAATACCTATGACAATATTAGGTTCTATTGTAGGTGTTCAAGTTATTGTACTTATAGATGCAAAAATATTACAGCCATTGATAATGATACTTATTTTGGCAGTCGGTATATATACTTTATTTTCAAAAACTTTCGGTACGGAAAATAAATTCGATGAAAATAATCTTAAAACTAAAAACTATATAATAGGAATGTTTTTTGCTTTTCTTTTAGGTTTTTATGATGCTGTATTCGGACCAGGTACAGGAAGTTTTTTAATAATGTTTTTTGTACTTTATTTCAAAATGGATTTTCTTCTTGCATCTGGTAATGCTAAGGCTTTGAATTTTACAAGCAATTTATGTTCATTAATAATATTTGCTATAGAGGGAAAAGTTAACTATATGGCTGGTATATTCGTTATACCTTTTATAATGACATCAACTTACTTCGGTGCTAAATTCGCTATAAAGAAAGGAATAAAAGTTATAAAACCAATATTCGTAACTATTTCCTTACTAACTACATTGAAAATATTAATAGATATAATTAGATAG
- a CDS encoding DegT/DnrJ/EryC1/StrS family aminotransferase, whose protein sequence is MNKKIPFSPPDITDSEIEAVVNVLKSGWITTGPVNKEFEEELCKYIDVKRVKLLSSATSAMELALKIFGIGEGDEVIVPAYTYASTANVVVHLGAKVVFIDAKEDDFNIDLERLEKAITNKTKAVIAVDIGGMPCDYDAIIKILESKKELFNASENKYQKELKRPLFLLDAAHSIGTIYKGKRTGSQADMSSFSFHAVKNITTSEGGALSFNDIGNINADDIYKEISVLSLHGQNKSAFDKNKGGKGAWRYNIELAGYKCNMSDLHAAIGLSQLRRYDSMLNHRKKIVSIYNDILSKNSRIILPNFKNNETESSYHLYLMRVKDFEEDDRDLLIDKMSEFGITLNVHYLPLPAHKAYIDLGYNIDDYKNAFNLYKNQITLPLYSTLKEEDAEYIALNIIKYLD, encoded by the coding sequence ATGAATAAGAAAATACCTTTTTCACCTCCGGATATAACAGATAGTGAAATAGAGGCTGTAGTTAATGTATTAAAATCAGGCTGGATTACAACAGGACCGGTAAATAAAGAATTTGAAGAAGAGCTCTGTAAATATATAGATGTAAAAAGAGTAAAGTTATTGTCCAGCGCTACATCAGCTATGGAATTGGCATTGAAAATATTCGGAATAGGTGAGGGTGATGAAGTAATAGTACCTGCTTATACTTATGCTTCTACTGCAAATGTTGTAGTTCATTTGGGTGCTAAAGTGGTATTTATAGATGCTAAAGAAGATGATTTTAATATAGATTTAGAAAGACTTGAAAAAGCGATTACTAATAAAACCAAAGCTGTTATTGCAGTGGACATTGGTGGGATGCCTTGCGATTATGATGCTATTATAAAAATTTTAGAAAGCAAAAAAGAATTATTTAATGCATCAGAAAATAAATATCAAAAAGAATTAAAAAGACCATTATTTTTACTCGATGCTGCTCATTCAATAGGTACTATTTATAAAGGAAAAAGAACAGGTTCACAGGCTGATATGTCTTCTTTCTCTTTTCATGCTGTAAAAAATATAACAACTTCAGAAGGCGGAGCATTATCTTTTAATGATATAGGCAATATAAATGCTGATGATATATATAAAGAAATTTCTGTATTATCTTTACATGGACAAAATAAAAGTGCTTTCGATAAAAACAAAGGCGGTAAAGGAGCTTGGAGATATAATATAGAATTAGCTGGTTATAAATGTAATATGAGCGATTTGCATGCTGCTATTGGATTATCTCAGCTTAGAAGATATGATTCAATGCTTAATCATAGAAAAAAAATTGTAAGTATTTATAATGATATTTTAAGTAAAAACAGCAGAATAATACTCCCTAATTTTAAAAATAATGAAACAGAATCTTCTTATCATCTTTATTTGATGAGAGTAAAAGATTTTGAGGAAGATGACAGAGATTTGCTTATAGATAAAATGTCAGAATTTGGCATAACATTGAATGTTCATTATTTACCTTTGCCTGCACATAAGGCTTATATAGATTTAGGATATAATATTGATGATTATAAAAATGCATTTAATTTATATAAAAATCAGATAACATTGCCTTTATACAGCACATTAAAGGAAGAAGATGCTGAATATATAGCTCTTAATATAATAAAGTATTTGGATTAA